One Petrotoga miotherma DSM 10691 genomic window carries:
- a CDS encoding peroxiredoxin: protein MEGRIPLIGEKFPEMKVLTTDGAKELPKDYKGKWLVLFSHPGDFTPVCTTEFVEFAKKHEDFKKINTELLGLSVDAVHSHIKWMEWIKDNLGVEITFPIIADTMGRVASRLGMVDPEKGSATVRAVFILDPEGTIRLIMYYPSEVGRYIDEIYRAVRALQLSDKNKVVTPANWPDNSIFGSKVIIPPASTYSEAMKRKTSDEEGYDWWLKVKEVKE, encoded by the coding sequence ATGGAAGGAAGAATTCCTTTAATTGGAGAAAAGTTTCCTGAAATGAAAGTATTAACAACGGACGGTGCAAAAGAACTACCAAAAGATTACAAAGGAAAATGGTTGGTGCTTTTCAGCCACCCAGGGGATTTTACACCCGTTTGTACAACAGAATTTGTTGAATTTGCAAAAAAGCATGAAGATTTCAAAAAGATAAACACAGAACTTTTAGGACTTTCTGTTGATGCCGTTCATTCACATATCAAATGGATGGAGTGGATCAAAGATAACCTTGGTGTGGAAATTACTTTCCCAATAATAGCTGATACAATGGGAAGAGTAGCCTCAAGATTGGGAATGGTAGACCCGGAAAAAGGTTCGGCAACTGTTAGGGCAGTTTTCATTTTAGATCCTGAAGGAACCATTAGACTGATCATGTACTATCCTTCTGAAGTAGGAAGATACATCGATGAAATATACAGAGCGGTAAGAGCTTTACAATTGTCAGACAAAAACAAGGTAGTAACCCCAGCCAATTGGCCTGACAATTCAATATTTGGAAGTAAAGTAATAATTCCCCCAGCATCAACTTATTCCGAAGCAATGAAGAGGAAAACATCAGACGAAGAAGGATACGATTGGTGGTTAAAGGTTAAGGAAGTTAAAGAATAA
- a CDS encoding carbon storage regulator, producing the protein MLILSRKIGESIVIQVGNRKIKLIMVEQDNGSMKIGFEAPKDIKIYREEVYEEIVKQNKAALESDVKRLGKIKTSIPKFAGKDNKQST; encoded by the coding sequence TTGTTGATATTATCTAGAAAAATAGGAGAATCCATCGTAATACAAGTAGGAAATAGAAAAATAAAGCTTATTATGGTTGAACAAGATAATGGAAGTATGAAAATCGGTTTTGAGGCACCTAAAGATATAAAAATTTATCGTGAAGAAGTTTATGAAGAAATTGTGAAGCAAAATAAAGCCGCATTGGAAAGCGATGTTAAGAGATTGGGAAAAATAAAAACCAGTATTCCAAAATTTGCTGGAAAAGATAACAAACAAAGTACTTAG
- the tgt gene encoding tRNA guanosine(34) transglycosylase Tgt produces the protein MDDSPIKFEIIHIDKYTGARRGRIITKHGIVETPVFMPVGTNATVKTLTNSLLNDINTEIILANAFHLYLKPGLEVLEHFQGLHNFMNWEKPILTDSGGFQVFSLPNTRLSDEKVIFKSPLDGSQIELTPEKSLDIQKVIGSDIAMVLDVCINSLSGYDAVKDSVQKTFNWALRSKRYHNNNGQALFGIVQGGLFEDLRNLSLSQITSLDFDGYALGGLAVGEKYQDSEKILKAFGNKLPENKPRYIMGIGSPTMMFLSVENGMDMFDCVLPTRMGRHGTALTWKGKLNLKSSQVKFDQKPIDEECDCYTCKNHSRGYIHHLFKKDEVLGKILLSIHNLRFNISLVEKMREAIENDDFKFLKEEFFNSSTYSLTN, from the coding sequence ATGGATGATTCACCTATAAAATTTGAAATAATTCATATTGATAAATACACCGGGGCTAGACGGGGACGAATTATCACAAAACACGGCATCGTTGAAACACCGGTTTTTATGCCTGTGGGTACGAATGCAACTGTAAAAACTCTTACTAACTCGTTATTAAATGATATCAATACTGAAATAATATTAGCTAATGCTTTTCATCTTTATTTAAAACCGGGATTAGAGGTTCTTGAGCATTTTCAAGGGCTTCATAACTTCATGAACTGGGAGAAGCCGATTTTGACGGACAGCGGAGGGTTTCAGGTATTTTCCTTACCAAACACTAGATTATCTGATGAAAAAGTAATTTTCAAATCTCCACTGGATGGTTCTCAAATAGAGTTAACTCCGGAGAAATCTTTGGATATACAAAAAGTAATTGGATCAGATATTGCAATGGTTTTAGATGTATGCATAAACTCCTTATCTGGGTACGATGCTGTAAAAGATAGTGTGCAAAAAACTTTTAATTGGGCTTTAAGATCCAAACGATATCATAATAACAACGGACAGGCATTATTCGGCATAGTTCAAGGAGGGCTCTTTGAAGATTTAAGAAATCTCAGTTTGTCTCAGATAACCTCTTTAGATTTTGATGGTTATGCGTTGGGTGGATTAGCCGTAGGAGAAAAATACCAAGATTCTGAAAAGATTTTAAAAGCTTTTGGCAATAAATTACCTGAAAATAAACCGAGATACATAATGGGAATAGGTTCCCCCACAATGATGTTCCTATCTGTGGAAAACGGTATGGATATGTTTGATTGCGTTTTACCAACGAGAATGGGAAGGCACGGAACAGCATTAACTTGGAAAGGAAAATTAAATTTAAAATCCTCACAGGTTAAATTTGATCAAAAACCTATTGATGAAGAATGCGATTGTTATACATGTAAAAATCATTCACGTGGTTACATACACCATCTTTTTAAAAAAGATGAGGTACTCGGGAAAATCCTTTTAAGCATTCACAATTTGCGATTCAATATATCTCTGGTAGAGAAAATGAGAGAAGCTATAGAAAATGACGATTTTAAATTTCTTAAAGAAGAGTTTTTTAACAGTTCCACATATTCTTTAACCAATTAA
- the fliW gene encoding flagellar assembly protein FliW, protein MIKEYETKLGSVKIDTERTIIFEYGIPGFENLKQFVLLEPEDTYPIMWLASLEDKNVAFPVTFPQLIRNDYQFTLPQDLTEYLELAKPEDAIILSILTIPEKEDEITINLAAPIIISQKNRKGVQYLIENEEYKIRHLLKEELERSKAILSVQKDGE, encoded by the coding sequence ATGATAAAAGAGTATGAAACGAAATTGGGAAGTGTGAAGATAGATACTGAGCGAACGATAATTTTCGAGTATGGTATTCCTGGTTTCGAAAATCTTAAGCAGTTTGTTTTACTGGAACCTGAAGATACTTATCCCATCATGTGGTTAGCTTCGTTAGAAGATAAAAATGTGGCTTTTCCTGTTACTTTTCCTCAACTTATAAGAAACGATTATCAATTTACTCTGCCCCAAGATTTAACAGAATACTTGGAATTAGCTAAACCAGAAGATGCTATAATATTAAGTATATTAACTATACCTGAGAAAGAAGACGAAATAACTATCAATTTAGCTGCTCCTATTATTATTTCGCAAAAAAATCGTAAAGGGGTGCAGTATTTAATTGAAAACGAAGAATACAAAATTAGACATCTTTTGAAAGAAGAATTGGAAAGAAGTAAGGCTATACTATCTGTTCAAAAAGATGGTGAATAA
- a CDS encoding tetratricopeptide repeat protein has product MKEVKYAIVYLNIDPNYAKLNNLPVKLPILADDFQKARKTNKIPLDVIIRGLEAQMDIDQNNRYYLSYLVYYYYEAFKKYLNNTDFEKAKEFLDKAGKIYPDYRLHFYTGLYYKKLGNFELAELHLKQSIKEKPNFAYGYYELGNLMYERKIYDEAIEYYSKSVELEKDFTLGFLKMADVYMENGRFEEAIPLLQKCIEIDKKFVPAYERLGVALNMLQRYKDAHKVHQKAIEIDSDKYEIYYNDAHSLARLGNHNEAIKALEKAASLNETDYILHELALEYKNMGRYLQAIETEEKALKLASEQNKDLIVLTLLKLYVIIEDEKQVEKYFEILNLNPDFHETAVNFKVLFELSQGRVEKVKKILLEEPVSNFTLLIDKLDRLDFYVSKLEDFTDKNISDSIFESIDEFGNIDPFSLSEHLTAKEVERPFISWLKESSIEPKLYPDGVELLTNGLLLSGFNYGLSERVATTVSQFLWKDGDGLAFGRLLLRFYQDRILGESLSLEPFIQENVEEIKDMSFTFAQIFANFEEHLMDFDSIVEFKINNFKDALKVLLSMFRIQITSEEITSVKFKDHNTKILSLFIQNLNSISNSFLQ; this is encoded by the coding sequence TTGAAAGAGGTAAAATATGCTATCGTTTACCTGAATATTGATCCCAATTATGCAAAGTTGAATAATCTTCCTGTAAAATTACCTATTTTAGCGGATGATTTTCAAAAGGCAAGAAAAACCAATAAAATACCGTTGGACGTAATTATTAGAGGCTTAGAAGCTCAAATGGATATAGATCAAAACAACCGATATTACCTATCTTACCTGGTTTATTATTATTACGAAGCTTTTAAAAAATACCTCAACAACACGGATTTTGAAAAGGCAAAGGAATTTTTAGACAAAGCAGGTAAAATTTATCCTGATTATAGATTGCATTTTTATACTGGATTATACTACAAGAAATTAGGAAATTTTGAACTCGCAGAATTACATTTAAAACAATCAATAAAAGAAAAACCAAATTTTGCATATGGTTATTATGAACTTGGCAATCTTATGTATGAAAGAAAGATCTACGACGAGGCAATAGAATACTACTCTAAATCTGTCGAACTTGAAAAGGATTTTACGTTAGGTTTTCTTAAGATGGCCGATGTATACATGGAAAATGGCAGATTCGAAGAAGCTATACCACTTCTACAAAAATGCATAGAAATCGATAAAAAATTTGTTCCTGCCTATGAAAGATTGGGTGTTGCTCTAAATATGCTTCAGCGTTATAAAGATGCACATAAAGTCCACCAAAAAGCCATAGAAATAGATAGCGATAAATATGAAATTTATTATAACGATGCTCATTCATTGGCCAGGTTAGGAAACCACAATGAGGCAATAAAAGCCTTAGAAAAAGCCGCCTCTTTGAATGAAACAGATTATATACTTCACGAATTAGCGTTGGAATATAAAAACATGGGAAGATACTTACAAGCAATTGAAACAGAGGAAAAAGCTTTAAAATTGGCTTCAGAACAAAATAAAGACCTTATTGTTTTAACTTTATTAAAACTTTATGTAATAATAGAAGACGAAAAACAAGTGGAAAAATATTTTGAAATCTTAAATCTGAATCCTGACTTTCACGAAACCGCTGTTAATTTTAAAGTTTTGTTCGAATTATCTCAAGGTAGAGTAGAAAAAGTGAAAAAGATATTGTTAGAAGAACCCGTATCAAATTTTACTCTACTAATAGATAAATTAGATAGATTAGATTTTTACGTATCCAAACTTGAAGATTTTACAGATAAAAATATTTCCGATTCAATATTTGAAAGTATAGACGAATTTGGTAATATCGACCCTTTTTCTTTGTCGGAGCATCTAACAGCCAAAGAAGTAGAACGTCCATTCATTAGCTGGTTAAAAGAGAGTTCAATAGAACCAAAGTTATATCCAGATGGTGTTGAATTACTCACGAACGGTTTGCTTCTTTCCGGCTTTAATTACGGTCTATCGGAAAGAGTAGCAACAACTGTATCGCAATTTCTTTGGAAAGACGGAGATGGGCTAGCTTTCGGCAGATTACTTTTAAGATTCTACCAAGATAGAATCTTAGGAGAATCCTTATCTTTAGAACCTTTTATTCAAGAAAATGTAGAAGAAATCAAAGACATGTCTTTTACTTTTGCTCAAATATTTGCTAATTTCGAAGAACATTTGATGGATTTTGACTCGATAGTAGAGTTTAAAATAAATAATTTTAAAGATGCTTTAAAGGTTCTTTTGTCTATGTTTAGAATACAAATTACGTCCGAAGAAATAACTTCAGTCAAATTTAAAGATCATAACACAAAAATTTTATCTTTATTCATACAGAATCTTAACTCGATTTCCAACTCTTTTTTGCAGTAA
- a CDS encoding M24 family metallopeptidase has product MRKDRIEKLLNKMAKNNIYQAIISSPASLYYFLNEWFEPGERLLVLFVNTSGEVKLLVNELFPVNTVEEENLIKYSDSEDPIKMLSSIIEKDKSLGIDGSWEAGFLLGLMEITKDLSLKPLSPIISELRMVKDADEIALMKSSSLLNDTAMEKIIDLVSEMLPEKYLAKAIKNIFEREGADGVSFEPIVGYGQNTSNPHHMPTNTKLKDGDAVLIDMGCIKNFYCSDMTRTVFFGKSIENMKNIYQIVLEANLKAIEKAKPGLKACEIDATARNYIESKGYGKYFTHRTGHGVGIEIHEKPYISSNSEEILTSGMIFSIEPGIYLPGVGGVRIEDLVLVTDNGCEVLNKYPKDYLVI; this is encoded by the coding sequence TTGCGTAAAGATAGGATAGAAAAACTTCTCAATAAAATGGCAAAAAATAATATTTATCAAGCAATAATATCCTCACCAGCTTCTCTTTACTATTTTTTGAATGAGTGGTTTGAACCTGGAGAAAGGTTGTTGGTATTATTCGTAAATACTTCTGGCGAAGTTAAATTGCTAGTTAACGAATTGTTCCCGGTAAATACCGTTGAAGAAGAAAATTTGATCAAATATTCTGATTCTGAAGATCCCATTAAGATGTTATCTTCTATTATTGAAAAAGATAAATCCCTTGGCATAGATGGAAGTTGGGAAGCAGGTTTTCTTTTAGGTTTAATGGAAATTACTAAAGATTTATCTTTAAAACCGCTCTCTCCAATAATTAGTGAATTAAGGATGGTAAAAGATGCTGATGAAATAGCGTTAATGAAGTCTTCCTCTTTATTAAATGACACAGCTATGGAAAAGATTATAGACCTAGTATCAGAGATGCTTCCAGAAAAATACTTAGCCAAAGCCATCAAAAATATCTTCGAAAGAGAAGGAGCCGATGGTGTTTCTTTTGAACCTATAGTAGGATACGGTCAGAATACTTCTAACCCTCATCATATGCCTACCAATACAAAGTTAAAAGATGGGGATGCCGTATTGATAGACATGGGTTGCATAAAAAATTTTTATTGTTCAGATATGACTAGAACAGTCTTTTTTGGCAAGTCTATTGAAAACATGAAAAACATCTATCAAATCGTATTAGAAGCCAACTTAAAAGCTATTGAAAAAGCTAAACCTGGTCTTAAGGCTTGTGAAATTGATGCTACCGCGCGTAATTATATAGAAAGCAAAGGCTATGGAAAGTACTTTACTCATCGAACAGGTCATGGTGTAGGGATAGAGATTCATGAAAAACCTTATATATCTTCAAATAGCGAAGAAATTCTAACATCTGGCATGATCTTTTCAATAGAACCGGGAATTTATTTACCTGGTGTCGGCGGGGTAAGAATAGAAGACCTGGTTTTGGTGACTGATAATGGTTGTGAAGTATTAAACAAGTATCCAAAAGACTATTTGGTAATTTAA
- the flgL gene encoding flagellar hook-associated protein FlgL, which produces MRITENLLSSRTLNDIQDVLRKYSDLNSQLTSGKKVRYPSDNASVATRISNLDSRLREIERYKTNVETAQNYVNMYDTALQEVSSIYLRIKELAVRGAHDTLTNDDRVAITEELNKINTQLVSIANTEISGNYVFGGAKNNQKVVEIDSSGNFKIKVPPQANIRQKISIGGQEIEYGKTVYDVFVTDSGASVFGIVKRLSDAIESGDNTSIQNELGNIEEIQGKSLKNLAEVGATQRVLEMTSNRMEDFNTFSTEFLSNEADADMAQVVMELATQQNVLQAALKAAGNIIPPTLADFL; this is translated from the coding sequence ATGAGAATCACTGAAAATCTTCTTAGTAGTAGGACACTTAACGATATTCAAGATGTTTTAAGGAAATACAGTGATTTAAATTCTCAATTAACTTCAGGAAAGAAAGTTCGATACCCATCAGACAACGCGTCTGTGGCGACAAGAATTTCAAATTTAGATAGTCGTTTGAGGGAAATTGAACGTTATAAAACTAATGTGGAAACAGCCCAAAATTATGTGAATATGTATGATACAGCATTACAAGAAGTAAGCTCAATATACCTTAGAATAAAAGAGCTTGCAGTTAGAGGGGCACATGATACTTTAACTAACGATGATAGAGTAGCTATAACAGAAGAACTCAACAAGATAAATACACAACTAGTTTCTATAGCAAATACAGAAATTTCTGGAAACTATGTGTTTGGAGGGGCCAAAAACAATCAAAAAGTCGTGGAAATAGATAGTAGTGGTAATTTTAAAATAAAAGTACCGCCACAAGCAAATATTAGGCAAAAGATATCCATTGGAGGACAAGAAATAGAATACGGTAAAACAGTTTATGATGTTTTTGTAACTGATAGTGGTGCGTCTGTTTTTGGTATAGTCAAAAGATTGTCAGATGCCATAGAATCGGGAGATAATACTTCAATTCAAAATGAGTTAGGAAATATCGAAGAAATACAAGGTAAATCGTTAAAGAATTTAGCTGAAGTTGGTGCTACTCAACGAGTTTTAGAAATGACTTCAAATAGAATGGAGGACTTTAATACTTTTTCAACAGAATTTTTATCCAATGAAGCTGATGCGGATATGGCTCAAGTTGTTATGGAATTAGCAACGCAGCAAAATGTCTTACAAGCTGCTTTAAAGGCTGCGGGTAATATTATTCCCCCAACCTTGGCAGATTTTTTATAA
- a CDS encoding cyclodeaminase/cyclohydrolase family protein, translating into MYKNMSFKEILNEISSTDPAPAGGTVTALVGALASALGYMVANYTISNGNDKDYENTLEVALENLIDIKEKLMEYAEESSKYVERIENIKEGEDKDKSLTAAAVFSFNIAKTCYSILKNCFTIYKYGNPVLKPEAKITCYLAWAALNSAIISVEANLEKINKTEEKENLLNDTIEFKNEADSLLKELKEEIKN; encoded by the coding sequence ATGTATAAAAATATGAGTTTCAAAGAAATTTTAAATGAAATTTCATCCACAGATCCAGCTCCCGCTGGGGGAACCGTTACTGCTTTAGTAGGGGCTTTAGCGTCTGCACTAGGTTATATGGTGGCAAATTATACGATATCTAATGGAAACGACAAGGATTATGAAAATACCCTAGAAGTAGCTTTAGAAAATCTTATAGATATCAAAGAAAAACTTATGGAATACGCTGAAGAATCTTCTAAATATGTTGAAAGAATCGAGAATATCAAAGAAGGAGAAGATAAGGATAAATCTTTAACAGCTGCCGCTGTATTTTCTTTCAACATAGCCAAAACATGTTATAGTATCCTAAAAAATTGTTTTACCATATACAAATATGGCAACCCCGTATTAAAACCAGAAGCAAAAATCACTTGTTATTTAGCTTGGGCTGCATTAAATTCAGCCATTATTTCTGTTGAAGCAAATTTAGAAAAAATAAACAAGACAGAAGAAAAAGAAAACCTTTTAAATGATACAATAGAGTTCAAAAATGAAGCAGATTCCTTGTTAAAAGAGTTGAAGGAGGAAATAAAAAATTAA
- a CDS encoding cupin domain-containing protein, with protein MDQKRAIIGKAKEVKPLIINNETTKDVEKRILIGKSNYGAPNFVMRLFTVKPGGYSPRHSHRWEHEIFIVEGKAEVYDGEKYNTVEAGSFVYVPGGIEHQLKNAGDEELKFLCVIPTSADEE; from the coding sequence ATGGACCAAAAAAGAGCAATAATAGGTAAAGCAAAGGAAGTTAAACCTTTAATAATAAATAATGAAACGACTAAAGACGTTGAAAAAAGAATATTAATAGGGAAGAGTAATTATGGAGCGCCTAATTTTGTTATGAGGTTATTTACCGTTAAACCAGGTGGGTATTCTCCTAGGCATTCTCATAGATGGGAACATGAAATATTTATTGTTGAAGGTAAGGCAGAGGTTTATGATGGAGAAAAATACAATACAGTTGAAGCTGGAAGTTTTGTTTACGTTCCTGGAGGTATAGAACACCAATTGAAGAATGCTGGAGATGAAGAATTAAAATTTCTTTGTGTTATTCCAACTTCTGCGGATGAAGAATGA
- the flgK gene encoding flagellar hook-associated protein FlgK yields MTLNGLLNTGLLGVYTNKIAMSVVAHNISNSNTQGFSRQSPVIVTTNPINLTTIGSGGAALSFGTGSTVSDIQRVRDEFLDLQFRETSSRLNYWENIYSNVHYIEQLFGEPGETGLRNMYDSYWASIEELKTDPSNEAAKTQVVSRAEELITTMKDLNYRLEELNSDINSEIKIRIDEINGYLKRIADLNQKILTSSSISGSPNDLLDERDRLLDKLSELSNIRITNHSNGQISLSMGDKVVLNGSSYQEIKSLTIAETNDEYYPYVGNNPLTFNDGKMSALFELRDEIIPSYQQQLDELGLYLVDTTNLIYKEGWDSTGTITGANFFSDISTQRGFEDSRLFRIAGNSDVFHPDTIQYVTSHNSFYSDPSIDLNNFDLYSVDYSATSPSKYADNTLIKYDSTNNAIYFDDPSGFQDKLLVDIKGDFLREYGFSTKEIDAYKIDSAKVIPGNLEFEMSGANYNINFSNAADLVSNINSGSGGYLKAEEIDGFIYILPTTKIPDADLDTIVLNDIDGSLSQMEAQKVTLDALDTSQPTLNNLLGSNEKIEMSINGIKIEINPLKDTVYDLADNINATNTGVTASVTPQGSFVLRAGNLINFDLQNVTIKGPEKLFKALGFIEDGTDNIVTLISPDTSPEQIDEKFSEADLLRIDKELGIVNQITVSSNLKENPSLLATDLGYYYDTNYSPTGAGNVEVWDEISKMYDNSVLDNGRVGFSNFLGNIVTDIGVKGETADKMRLNSEMLNSEISLEKERVMGVSIDEEMTNLVKYQQAFNASARVITAVNQMMETVINNLGVV; encoded by the coding sequence ATGACTTTGAATGGCCTATTGAACACTGGTTTGCTAGGAGTTTATACCAATAAAATTGCGATGAGCGTTGTCGCCCATAATATCTCTAATTCTAATACTCAGGGCTTTTCTAGGCAGAGTCCTGTTATTGTAACTACCAATCCTATCAATTTAACAACGATAGGGAGTGGGGGAGCAGCTTTATCTTTTGGGACTGGTTCGACAGTAAGCGATATTCAACGAGTGAGGGACGAATTTTTAGATTTGCAATTTCGAGAAACTTCTTCTCGTTTGAATTATTGGGAAAATATATATTCTAATGTGCATTATATTGAACAATTATTTGGCGAGCCCGGTGAAACGGGTTTGAGGAATATGTATGATTCTTACTGGGCATCGATCGAGGAGTTGAAGACTGATCCATCAAACGAAGCTGCTAAAACTCAGGTTGTATCTCGAGCGGAAGAATTAATAACCACCATGAAAGATCTTAATTATAGGTTAGAAGAATTAAATAGTGATATAAACAGTGAAATAAAAATCAGAATAGATGAAATAAACGGTTATTTGAAAAGGATTGCAGATTTAAATCAAAAGATATTAACATCGAGCTCAATAAGTGGTTCTCCTAATGATTTGCTTGATGAAAGAGACAGATTATTGGATAAACTTTCAGAACTTTCCAATATAAGGATAACAAATCATTCAAACGGTCAAATCTCTTTGAGTATGGGAGATAAGGTAGTTTTAAATGGAAGTAGTTATCAAGAGATAAAATCCTTAACCATTGCCGAAACAAACGATGAATATTACCCCTATGTAGGTAATAATCCATTGACTTTTAACGATGGGAAAATGTCAGCCCTTTTTGAATTGAGGGATGAAATCATCCCTTCTTATCAGCAGCAACTCGATGAGTTAGGTTTATATTTAGTTGATACAACTAATCTTATCTATAAAGAGGGGTGGGATTCAACAGGAACTATAACAGGAGCCAACTTTTTCAGTGATATAAGTACCCAAAGAGGTTTTGAAGATTCAAGACTTTTCAGGATAGCAGGAAATTCAGACGTATTTCATCCAGACACAATTCAATACGTCACGAGTCATAATAGTTTTTATAGTGATCCTTCGATTGATTTAAATAATTTCGATCTTTACTCAGTAGATTATTCTGCAACTTCTCCTTCTAAATATGCCGATAATACCTTAATAAAATATGATTCAACAAATAATGCTATTTATTTTGATGATCCTTCTGGCTTTCAAGACAAATTACTAGTTGATATAAAAGGAGATTTTCTCAGGGAATATGGTTTTTCAACTAAAGAAATTGATGCATACAAAATAGATTCTGCAAAAGTTATACCTGGTAACCTTGAATTTGAAATGTCCGGTGCTAATTATAATATAAATTTTTCTAATGCTGCAGATTTAGTATCAAATATAAACAGCGGTTCTGGAGGTTATTTGAAAGCAGAAGAAATTGATGGATTTATATACATACTCCCCACGACTAAAATTCCAGATGCAGACTTGGATACCATCGTATTGAACGACATAGACGGCTCTCTTTCACAAATGGAAGCACAAAAAGTTACATTGGATGCGTTAGATACTTCACAACCTACTTTGAATAATTTATTAGGTTCCAATGAAAAAATAGAAATGAGTATAAATGGAATAAAAATCGAGATCAACCCTCTTAAAGACACTGTTTATGACTTGGCCGACAATATCAACGCCACAAACACGGGGGTTACTGCTTCTGTTACTCCACAAGGTTCATTTGTGTTGAGAGCCGGAAATCTAATTAATTTTGACTTACAGAACGTTACTATAAAAGGCCCTGAAAAATTATTCAAAGCTTTAGGATTTATCGAAGATGGTACTGATAACATAGTTACTCTGATATCTCCAGATACAAGTCCAGAACAAATAGATGAAAAGTTTTCTGAAGCTGATCTTTTGAGAATAGATAAAGAATTAGGAATAGTCAATCAAATTACCGTATCGTCTAATTTAAAAGAGAATCCATCTTTACTTGCAACCGACTTGGGTTATTATTATGATACTAATTATTCTCCAACCGGGGCGGGAAACGTTGAAGTATGGGATGAAATATCTAAGATGTATGATAATTCAGTATTAGATAATGGAAGGGTTGGTTTTTCAAACTTTTTGGGAAATATAGTTACAGATATAGGAGTTAAGGGAGAAACGGCGGATAAAATGAGGTTAAACAGTGAAATGTTGAATAGTGAGATCAGCCTTGAAAAAGAAAGAGTGATGGGTGTTTCTATAGACGAGGAAATGACTAACCTTGTGAAATATCAGCAAGCTTTTAATGCTTCTGCAAGGGTTATCACAGCGGTCAATCAAATGATGGAGACAGTCATTAACAACTTGGGTGTTGTATAA
- a CDS encoding flagellar biosynthesis anti-sigma factor FlgM, with product MDINNINPADGNNLDKINQEKLDKDFFKKQVKSKNLESANRITGESKKYIEISNKIPEIRQELVSKLKESIENGSYNVNVDQIVNKMFE from the coding sequence ATGGATATCAATAATATCAATCCTGCTGATGGTAATAATTTAGATAAAATAAATCAAGAAAAGCTTGATAAGGATTTTTTTAAGAAACAGGTAAAATCAAAAAACCTAGAAAGTGCAAATAGGATTACAGGAGAATCGAAGAAGTATATAGAAATATCAAATAAGATACCAGAAATTCGACAAGAGCTTGTATCGAAACTGAAGGAATCTATTGAAAATGGTTCTTATAATGTCAATGTAGATCAAATTGTAAATAAAATGTTTGAATAA